GTACAAAAAGGCTGGAAACGTTTTTTTGTGTTACGCGATGATGTGGCATACGGCAAACATGCCGCTTTTTTTGAAAACATTTTGAGGAAGATCAATACGTATGACTGGAGTTATAGAAAAGATTTTATGATCAGAAAGGGAAGATACGGTAAAAACAAGTTCGGAGTAAAACCGCAAAGTCTGTTGCGTCCACACGAGAATCACTTTCTGCGACTGGGTTTCACAGACGATGAAAAGCAGTTCTTTTACGAAGAATTGGTTCACTATGGGAAAAACCACTTTGCAAAGCGATACATTTTTAGCGAACCCTGGCGCTTTGTATTACGGGTGCGGCCTAACATAATTGATAAGGTAAAGAAGAGAGATATTGAAATTGAAAGGCGGTTAAAGGAAATTGATAATTACCTGGATGGAAATCATTACCGTGGCCGCATGAACAGACTTTTATATGGAACCGACTGGAATAGCCGGTTGAAAGAAGAAAGACTCTGGGAAAAAAGTGTGCTAAAGAACAAGCCATTGCCGCGGATTCTCGATGAATGTGCACAAGACTTATTGTAAGAAAATATTAATCCGGTATTCAGCAGTTGGCTGAGCTGGTATAAAAAAGCTTCCTTAACAGGAAGACTGGTATTAGCCTGACGTAGACAACCAGGTTCGTGTTTCAAAGGAGCACAACAGTGCAGAGGTAGTAACTATCTGTATGCTGTGTTGAAATCGGGACATATCAGCCATTTAATCTGTGGGTCAAGGGTTCGATTCCCTTTCCGCCGCGGCGGATAGCTCAGTTGGATAGAGCAACAGAATCACGTGGTCTCGAAAACCACAACTGCCTGACACGCAGTTAGGAAGTACACCGCTTCCATAAAAATGGTGATGCATTTTAAAAGCCGGGCTTATTTACCGGCGGTCCCGCAAAGGGCTGGATCGCACTCCGGTAAATGCCTGCAGGCAGATGGCTCATGATGGGGTTTATATTATTGAATCAGTAACCTGTTTATTACGATGCTTTAATAAACAGCTTGTTGAAGAACTGGTATAGCAAACATCATTGAAAGTTTGCTTCCGCAATTACGGGATGGTACATATCACCCGGCTTTTATTAAACTAACATGATAAAAAGATATACAATGAAAACTATTCGTGTAAATGCGTACGAAGTAGCGCTGGTTTTTAAACGAGGCGCTTACCAACGCATGCTGAAAGAAGGAAAATACTGGTTCCGGGGAAACGAAACCGTTAAAATATACAACATAACACAGCCATTCAATGCGCCTGTTGAACTGAACATCCTGTTGCAGGATGCAGAACTGGCCGACGCACTGCATGTAGTTGAAGTGAAGGACAATGAAATTGTATTGGCTTACGAGAATGGATTACTGAAACAGGTGTTGACCGCAGGTCGTTTCACCTTCTGGAAAAGTGTTATTCAATATGATTTTGTGCGTGCGGATGTAAGCAAAGTGGCGATCACTGAAAACATTGACCGGGCCACCCTGCAGCATAGACTGGTAACACCATACGTCCGTAGTTTTTCTATAGAAAGCTTTGAGCAGGGGGTATTGTATATAGATGGAAAGTTTGTGCAAACCCTGAAGGCAGGTGTGTACTACTGGTGGAAGAATGGCATTGCGATAGCGGTAAACAAACTGGATATGCGTCAGCAGCATGTGGAGATCAATGGACAGGAAATTCTGACCAAAGATAAGGCTGCCCTGCGGATAAATGCCTGGGCGCAATACAAGGTAACTGATATTGAAAAGTCGCTGGTGCAAAACAAAGATTTCAGCTACCAGCTGTATGCGATCTTTCAATTGGCGCTGCGTGAATATGTAGGCGGGCTGGCTTTCGATGAACTGTTGGAGAAAAAAGAAAGCATTACTCCTTTTATTCTGGAAGCTGTAAAAACCAAAACTGAAGTACTGGGTGTTGAAGTAACCGGTTTCGGGATCCGTGATATCATTCTGCCAGGTGATGTGAAAGAGATCATGAACCAGGTATTGATCGCAGAAAAGAAAGCCCAGGCCAACACCATTATGCGTCGGGAAGAAACAGCCAGCACCCGTAGTCTGTTGAATACCGCCAAGCTGATGGAAGAAAATTCCATGCTGTGGAAATTGAAGGAGATGGAATACGTGGAAAAAATAGCAGATAAGATCAGCAGCATCAGTGTTAACGGAAATGGTGTATTGATTGATCAGTTGAAACAAATTTTAGTATCGCAGAAATAACCTGCTACCATATTAATGGACAGGTGACTTGTAAGTTGTATAGCCTTGAGAATTTAAGTAGTTCCCGCTGGTCGGCGGCGGGACTACTTTTTCAATCAGTTGGTTTATACCTGCGATAATTAACTGGAAGTAAAAATGCAGTGTATGAAAACTGAAGTAATTAGCATTATTGAAACAGAGCTTATACAAACCTTTGATGAATTATTCAAATGGTTTAATATTGATAGGGAGTTATTGAATTATGCGCCTAGTAATAAAGGTTGGAGCATTCGTAAGATCCTTGAGCATATTTCATTGACCAATCATTATTTGCTGATGCTGATCAGCAAGGGCACCAGGAAGGCGCTGGAAAAGTCAAGGAAAGAAGATTATGCTGAAAGGTTGGTTGATTACGACCTTGACTGGCAACGAATGAAAATAATTGGCCAGCATAATTCGTTTGTTTGGAACCGCCCGGGACATATGGAACCGCGCGGTAAAAGGCACGTTGCCGACATCAGGCAGGAGCTGGAATCACAATTGCAGCAATGCCGTATACTGTTACAAAAAATGCCCCATGGTGAAGGCGCGCTTTATAAGATCATGATGAGCGTAAATAACCTGGGTAAGATAGATGTGTACCATCATATTTATTTCCTGGTACAACATGCAAAAAGACATATCACCCAGATGGAAGGAGTTGAATTTGAATTCAACCTGGGGGTTTAAAAAATAATTTATGGCGAAATTAAAAATTTCAGGTAAAGAATTAAGAGCTATTGGATATCCCGAAGGGCCCGTGATAAGCATAGCGATGAATTTGATGGAAAAGAATTACAAGTATGAGAAAAAGGAGGATGTGATGGAGTTATTGAGAAAAATATTGAGTGCACCCGTGGAGTATGAAAATGACGCGGTGCTTGGGTTGATAGCGGAACAATTGATACCTAAAAAAGAAGCCGAGCCTGGCGAAACCATTGAACCGAATGCCACCGGTATTCATTTTAATGTATTTGGTGGAGAGAATATTGAAGAAGGAGCTACGCACCAGATGGAGCTGGCCTCCCGCTTACCTATTAGTGTAGCAGGCGCTTTAATGCCTGATGCGCATGCCGGCTACGGCCTGCCTATAGGTGGGGTGCTGGCAACAGAGAATGCGGTGATCCCTTATGGTGTAGGCGTTGATATTGGTTGCAGGATGTGTTTAAGCGTTTTTCCGATTAATCCCAAAGAACTGATACAGCGGGAACATTTCTTTGCACGTGAATTGAATGAAGCCACTTTGTTTGGTAGTCCCGGTTTATTTGATATTGCTACCGGGCATGAAGTGATAGAACGCAGGGAGTTTGACGAACTGCCTTTATTGAAAAGTTTACAGGCAAAAGCGGCAAGGCAGTTAGGATCGAGCGGGTCGGGGAATCACTTTGCAGAATTTGGGATTATAGAGGTTGGTGAAAAAGATGCTATACTGGGTATTGATGCCGGGACCTATATTGGGTTATTGACCCATTCCGGTTCAAGAGCGCTTGGTGCTAATATCGCCAATCACTATACTAAAATTGCCAGGGAGAAGAGACGGTTACCCGGGGAGGCGGCTAATTTGGCCTGGTTGAATCTGGATGAACAGGAAGGAATAGAGTACTGGATGGCGATGAACCTGGCCGGTGATTACGCATCTGCCTGTCACCACATTATACACGCTAAAATTGCCAAAGCAATAGGGGAACAACCATTGACAATGGTAGAGAATCACCACAATTTTGCCTGGAAGGAGATGATGATCGGGCCTGATGGAAAGATGAAGGAACTAATCGTTCACCGTAAAGGCGCTACACCAGCTGGTAAGGATGTGTTGGGGATCATTCCCGGTTCCATGACGGCTCCTGGTTTTATTGTGAAAGGTAAAGGAGAAACAGCTTCTGTTTCCTCTGCTTCACATGGAGCCGGTAGAAAAATGAGCCGGAGCAAAGCATTAAATTCCATTACGCAGAAGGAACTGAAAGATCAGTTGCAACGACATGGAGTGAAATTGCTGGGTGGCGGATTGGATGAGGCCCCCAATGCCTATAAGGATATAGAAGTGGTAATGAAAAGCCAATCGGCGTTGGTAGATGTTGTAGGTAAGTTCTCCCCAAAAATTGTTAGAATGGATGGAACAGCGCCTAAGAAATGGCAAAAAACTAATTCCATGGACGGTGAGTAATATGATATATGTCGTCCCGGTTCGTCGGTGACGGCATTGTCATTTACAATTTTGAATTGTCGGGATTTGAGATCATTTCAAAAAGATAGGAAAGCGGACATTGCTCCAGGACAACCCGGTGCGATTGTCCGCTTTCTTCTTTCCATTTTATTAACCGGATGGTATCGCCTTCTATCTCTATTCCGGTTATATCGCCATCAGAAAAGCAACAACAACCACTGTTGAAATAAGAAGGGATCACCATGGTTTTGTGAAATTGTTTACCGGCATATTCCACTTTCCTTCTTTCCAGTTCTGCCTCTATGTTTTGTATTGCAGCAGTATCATTACTTTCCCTGGCCTTTTCCAATGCTTTGTTAAGCCGTTCTATGTGATCGAGCGAAGCGAATACCGGTTTATGTGTATGGCCCGAAATAAACACCAGGTCTTTTTGCGTGGCGCTCCATTCGTACATAATGATGTTGTGTTTATCAACCAGCTCAAATGAATCCGACGTTGAATTAATGCTGATCTCCAGAAAGCGTTGTATTGGTGTCCAGATGGCGGCTACAAACCAGGTACTGAAGGCATTTCCATCGCTTTTTTTATCGCCCTGGTGGCCGTGCGTGCAAAAGATAGAATAGGGCCGGTTATTATAGGTAGTAGTAAGTAAAATGCCCTCATATATTTTAAGGTTGTCGCCAAAAACAGGTTTTAAAAAGCGGTTGCGGGGAAAGTCATATTTCCATTGCAGATCATGATTGCCAAAGGTGCGGTAATAACGGTCCTGCTGCAGAAAGCGTAATTCTGCCCCAAAGTCGGGTTGGTTCTTTTCCATCACTATATCCGGTTTGTTCTCCCATAACTCCTCACAATCGCCCAGGTTGATAAAGTGAAAGCCATTGTCGTAATAATAGTTCAGGGCATTCAGGTAATTCTTTTCAGCCAGCCTGAAATCATCGGCAGCATCTCTTGCGCCTTTGTGTTCATCAGAAAAAATGACAAACTTCCCATCCGATAGGTCGAAGGGGACAATTACACCACTGCTTTCTTTTTTGTTTTGAATGTTTTTGAGTAACGCTGATAATGAGGCAAATACCTGGTCTTTTTGAGGTGAGGAAGAGATGCGCTCAGCCAGCCAGGTAACGGGTTTTTTAAATAAGCGTTGCAACAATTTTTTCATATTCAAAAATCAGGTTTTTTTCAATTGCCTGAAATTTATTACTTTAGTAAGATAGCAATTCACAGTCGTTTATAATTTCATACGGGTGACTGTTAACAAGGCATTAAAACGGTAAAGCCCGGTTCTCTCCTGAATCCCTGCCCAACTATTTCAAACAGGCAGTTCGATCGACAAAATAACCAGAATTGTCTGCGAACAAAATATAAGCTCAGATGAAACAACTATCGTTTGTTCCTCCCGCTAATTTACAACGTTGGTTTTGGGTATTATTGGCCATCAATTGTATTTTCATTATTGCCTCAAAATTGTATATGCAGCCATTGGCAACAGCTGAAATTGTTCGTTTTGAGCTGGCCAAGGACCTGAAGGTGGCAGAAAAAATAATCCAGTATTGGGACACATATGGTAAACTCCATCATGCCATCATTGGCATATATATAGATTTTCTGTTTATAGTTTTATACACTTCGGGTTTATCTGTGGCCTGTATGTATTTTGGCCGGTTAAGCGGTCATGAAATATTGATGCGTACTGGTAAGTTTATTACCTGGTTGTTAATTATAGCTGGTATTTGCGATGTTATTGAAAACATTGCCATGCTAAAAAGCCTTCAGGATGTGCCTACCCGGTGGTCGGTTTTGCTGGCTTATGACATGGCCACTACAAAATTCTCCATGGTAATTTTGTCGGCTTTGTACATCGCCATTTGCCTGGTGTTTCGCCTGTTGCGAAAGATCGTATTATGATGGATCCGGGCTTTATACCTTTATATAGATCTTCTTTTTGTCCATATAATACACGATCAGCCAGTAAAAGGCGATCATACAAATAGCATATAGTAATGAACCGTTTTTGAGGTTTGATGAAACGGGTTTGCAAATATGCTCATAGAACCAGGGAAAGGCGCTGGTATAAACTTTTTTACCTTCATTATCTGTATGATCTACCCAGCGCAAGAGTGCAATTATGCGCGGTAAGAAGCCACTCAGGAAAAATATGAATAGTGCATTCTTTCCAAACACATCAAAAAAGCGACTCCATGCACCTTTCGCTTCTTTGAATTCAATCAGGAATATACATAATGAAAGTACAAGTATAGCCAGCCCGGTAGTATACAACACATAAGAGCTTGTCCAGATTTTTTTGTTGATGGGGAACATCATGTCCCAGGCATAACCAGTAAAGATGAGTATACAGCCGGCGACAAACAGGTGCGACAGCATCTCAAAATTCTTCCCCTTTTGCTGAATGTAAAAGCCCACAAAATAACCAAAGATCACCTGTACAATAGCAGTAAGCGTGCTGGTGATACCTTCAGGATCAAAAGCTACTCCTTCGCCATGATACATATGGGATTCGCCCAGGATGGCTTTATCGACACCTAAACCAAAATAGCCGTTCAGGCTGTATGGGTCGGCCGCATTTCCGAAGAACATACACAACACCCAATACCCAAGCAATAGCACAAAGGCACTTACAAAGGCGCCACGTATTTTAAAGAAGTAAATGATCAGCGATGCAAAAAAGTAGCAGAGTGCAATACGTTGCAATACCCCCAGAATACGAATGCCTATCAGGTTGCCATTGGCGCCTGCATATTCCCATGCTTTAAATGTGAGGTGATCATTGTCCCAACGGATAAAGGGCGACCAGTTCAGAAAGAACCCGATGAGAAATATGAGGAACGAGCGAGTGATAACTTTTTTCAGAAAGGCTGTTGTGCCTGCTTCCTGAAGCCGGGGCATAACAAATGCAAGGGCGTTACCTACGGCAAACAAAAAGAATGGAAAAACCAGGTCGGTAGGCGTACAACCATGCCAGGGCGCATGTTCAAGAGGAGCATACAGGTTTGACCAGCTTCCGGGATTATTCACCAGTATCATAAAAGCAACCGTAGCACCCCGGAAAACATCAAGGGAATAGAAGCGTTTTTGCAAGATATTACATTTGATAGGAAAGATAAGGAACCTGTAAACAGGAACCAAGATATTGAGAGCACAGTAGACATTTCTCTATCTGTAAAAGGTATGCGGGTTTCTGCGAACGATTGGTAGCTTAAGCCTTATAACAATATTTATTAAATCGAGTACGTTTTTGGCGTGACCTTATAGAAACTGCTGGGGCATAATTCCTCATTGTTCCAGGAAGATAAATAATTATTTTTCTTTAATGGCGCCGTGATGGGGGTATAAGCCTTTCCTCTGTTTATAATCGGGTTTTTGAATGACCAAATAATACCTGGGGTTTACAATTAATGAAAGTTTGATTATTGAAATGATTATTTACCTTGCGCCAATTGCATAAAAAGGCTGAAAGGGTGTATTAATTGTTTTTAATGTGTTTTTTAATTTATTGATAATAGATTGGGACTGAGAAAACGGTATTTTTAGTTGAAAAATAATAGTTTAAGATTTTTTACACATGTTTACACACATTAAAAAACACCTATATTTGCACCCGTTCAGGTAGCATTTGCAGGCTTTTGCCAATGGAAGTACCGACTGGTTAAAACTTCTGTGCTTTAGAATAAAAACATGGAAAGAATTCCTGTGGAAGAACAAATTGTTACGCTAAATAAATTTAATAGTGGAAGGGTATAAGGAGTACTTCATTGAGGTGGCTCACTTATACCCTTTTATTATTGTGTCTGGTGACTGGTGGATTAAGATTAATTGATTCAAGTTCAATTAGTTACGGGGAAAATCTGTGACTGAGGAGGCGAAGCTCTGCGTAATTCTTGACAAGCTTCGTTGATATGAGTACAATCTGGCTAAATAATTGTTGACGTTTTTTGTATCTTTTTATGGCTGCAACAACATCGAAAAAATGGTTTGCTGTTTATACGCGGCCCCGCTGGGAAAAAAAGGTGCATAAACTGCTTGAAGAAAAAGGAATAGAAAGTTATTGTCCTCTCAATAAGGTGCATCGTAAATGGAGCGACCGGATAAAAATAGTTGACGAGCCCCTATTTAAATCCTACGTATTTGTAAAAGTGAACGAAGAGGAGAAAACGCCTGTTCGAATGACTGAAGGGGTTGTGAATTTTATATACTGGTTGGGAAAGCCGGCGATCATTAAAGAAAAAGAGATAGAGGCCATTAAAAAATTCCTGAACGATTTTCATGATGTAGAAGTAAGCTCATTTGAAATTAAAGCTGGTAAGAAGGTAAGGGTGGATAGCGGAATATTTATGGGTAAGCAGGGCACGGTGAGAAAAGTGTTAAACAAAAAAGTAGAAGTAGTTATTGAAAGTATTGGATTTGTTCTTTCTGCCTATATTGATAAATCAAAAATTGTTCTTCTTGAAAAATAGCCAATCGCAAAGACATCAAATAAGCTTACCACAACTTTCGGTCGCCTTTGTTGCTTTTCTGATCATCACTATGGCAACCTCTTCCTGTACTAACTTAAAAAAGTTACAATATCTGCAGGATCCCATTGATACGGCAAGATTAAATAAAATGACCTTCGTAGAACCCGTTATTCAAAAAGGGGATCTCCTGAATATTATTGTTTATAGTGATAACCCAACAGCAACTGCGTTGTATAATCAACCAATCGCGTCTGTTTCATCGGCCGCCGGTGGAGGTGCCGGAGCAACGGGAGGGAGTGGACAAACGAGTACCGCAGGTTACCTGGTAGATAAAGACGGAAATATACAGTTTCAGGGGTTGGGGCCGATACATGTTGATGGGTTAACCAAATTTCAACTATCAGATACCCTGGATGAAAGATTAAAGCCCTTTCTGCAGCATCCATATTACAATATCCGTTTTTTAAATTATAAGATTACAATTATTGGCGACGTGAACAAGCCGGCAGTATATTCTATTCCTTCAGAAAAGGTTACTATTTTAGAAGCTATTGCGTTGGCTGGTGATCTTACATTAACAGCCAACAGGCAAAATGTTTTGATTGTACGGGAGCAAAACGGTAAACGTGAGTTTGGCCGAATTGATTTAACAAAGCCAGAGCTGTTTAATTCTCCTTTTTATCAATTAAAGCAGAATGATGTTGTGTATGTTGACCTTACCAAGAAAAAAGCTGCTGCGCTTAATGAGCAAAGCCTCAGATACATCACATTTGCTACGAGCATAATTTCAGCAGTAGCATTAATCATCACAATTTTTAGAAATTAATTTTACCATGGTCGAAGAAATTGGAATAAAACAAAAAAGTGAATCGGGATTCAGCCCGAGGGAGCTGGTGGTAAAATATATTCGTTTTTTACCCTGGGTGGTAATATCTGTAGCTATTTTCCTGATCCTTGGATATGTTAAGTTGCGTTACTCCACGCCTATTTATAGTGTGTCGGGTAAATTGCTGGTGAGCCGTAATAATCCTTATGGCGGAGGCGGTGGCGGAGATGAGAAATTTGGCGACATCTTTATGATGCAAAATACCGGGAACAGCCTGAACGATCAAATGGAAATTTTACGTTCAAGGTCTATTTCGGCCCGGGTTATTACAGCCGCTGGTTTACAAACCACTTATTATAACAAGGGCAAAGTTCGCGCCTCGGCAGTGTACAGCAGGGATATGCCATTTGTGTTGATAATTAACCATATGGTTGATTCAACCAAAGGTTTCGGCTTGCTGGTTACAATTATTAATGACAACGAGTTCACACTTAATGAACAAGGGAAGAAATATTTATTCAACGAACCTGTTGAATTAAATGGTGTGCAGTTCCGTCTTTTAAGAACAACCATTCCCTATGCATATTTTGCCAGTAAAGAATTTCTGGTTAACTGGTCTCCTTTGGAGGATGCCGCAGCGGCATTAAGTGGAAGTATAAAAGTAGCGCAGGCCGGTGATTTTACAAATGTATTGGCATTAGCTTATGAAACAGAAAGCATACCCATAGGACTGGATATTGTAAATAATTTCATGAAAGAATTTCAGAAAGCCAGTCTGGAAGAGAAGCGCCTGCAGGCAGAAAATACGCTTGCTTTTATAAATGACCAGCTGATAGCAGTACGTAAAGAACTCGGTGGCGTTGAACAACACTTACAGGATTTTAGAGAGTCCAACAGGATTTTTGAAACAAAACAACAGTCAGAATTATTGTTTGGCCTTTTATCAGAAAGTACCAAACAGGTAACTGAGTATGGGGTGAAATTGAAGGTAATCGATTATTTGACTCACTACCTGGACGATAAAAATGCGCCTAACCGGGCTGTGCCAGCCACACTGGGCATTGATGAGCCTTCGTTTCTTCAACAGGTTAGTGAGTATAACAAACTTCAGTTGGAAAGATCCACTGCTATAAAAAGCACTACTGCCGACAATCCATATATAAAAACACTGGATGCAGGTTTGGAGAAGATTAGACAGGATATTCTTGAAAATCTGAAGAACATCAGGCAAACTTATATAGTAGCCACAGGTGATCTGGAGCGTAAGAATGGGGAGACTGATAGCCAAATAAAGGCCATTCCCGGTAAAGAAAAGCGCTTATTGGAAGTAACTCGTGAACAAAATATTTTACAGGAATTATATTCTTTTCTTCTACAAAAAAAGCTGGAGACTTCAATCAGTTCGGCATCAACCATTTCAAATATTGTTGTACTGGAACCGGCGATTTCATTAGGCGGGCCTATAGCGCCGAACAGAAAGAGCGCTTATTTAACTGCCATTCTGATTGGCCTGGCCATTCCAATTGGGATTATACTGCTGATCGAATACCTGAACGATAAGGTTAGCAGCAAACAGGATATTGAAAAGATTACAAGCATACCCATCTTAGGTGAGGTAGGTCATTCAGATTCGGACGGGGCACTGATTGTAACTTCCAAGAACAGGAATTTCATTGCAGAACAGTTCCGGACCATCCGGTCGAACCTTCAATATATTCTACCAAAAGTAGAAAAGCCCGTTCTGATGGTGACTTCTTCATTCAGCGGGGAAGGAAAATCGTTTATCAGTACAAACCTGGGCGCAGTGTTTTCAGTATCTGATAGAAGAACTGTAATTCTTGAGTTTGATATCAGGAAGCCAAAGATCATGGAAGGCCTGGGCCTGAAGGAAAGAAAAGGCTTAACGAATTTTATAGTGCGTAGTGTAGAGTTGCCTGAGATTATTTACCCCGTTCCTGGTCAGGATAACCTTTTTGTTATTCCATGTGGTCCTGTACCGCCTAATCCGGCTGAAATGCTCCTGAATGAGCGGGTAGACGAGTTGTTTACACAATTGCGTCAGCAGTTTGATATTATAATTATTGATACCGCACCGGTAGGATTGGTAAGTGACTCGATAACATTGGGTAAGTATGCCGATGCTGTTGTATATATAGTACGGCATAATTATACGTTCCGGAAATTCCTGCAATTTGCCAATGACCTGTTTGTTAAAAAGAAATTGCCGCATTTATCCATTGTAATCAATGACATTAAAACAAGGGCTGGTTACGGCGGGTATTATGGATATGGATACGGTTACGGTTATGGATATGGCTATAACTCTCATTATTTTGACAATGGCACAAAGAAGAAAGGATTTTTTAAGCGATTAACATCGAAGAATGTAAGCAACAACGGATCAAACGGTAAATCATAAACTATGAATTATTTTGTTCATTCTTCAGCCATTGCAGATGAGGGGTGCGAAATTGGTGATGGAACGAAGGTGTGGCATTTTTCCCATATTATGTCTGGCTGTATCATTGGTAAAAATTGCAATATTGGCCAGAATGTTGTCATCTCTCCGCAGGTTACGCTCGGCAATAACGTGAAAGTTCAAAACAATGTATCTATTTATACAGGAGTGATTTGTGAGGATGATGTTTTCTTAGGCCCCTCAATGGTATTTACCAATGTGATTAATCCCAGAAGTGCGGTAGTACGTAAAAATGAATACCGTTCAACCCTGGTAAAAAAAGGAGCCTCAATAGGAGCAAATGCAACGATTGTATGTGGTCATAACATTGGTGAGTATGCATTTGTAGGCGCCGGGGCTGTTATTACCAAAGAAGTAAAACCATACGCGTTGGTAGTTGGTAACCCCGCCCGCCAGATTGGTTGGGTAAGCGAATATGGACATCGCTTGCATTTTGATGAAGAAGGTTATGCAATTTGCCCCGAAACAAAACAACGTTATCAGTTAATAAACAATAGTGTAATAAGAATAGCATGACCTTAAACGGAAAAATTAAGTTTGCAGTTGTTGGTTGCGGCCATATAGGCAAGCGCCATGCTGCCATGATCTCCAATAATCCTGAAGCCGAATTGGTAGCTTTAGCTGATGTTAAAGAAACAATTGCCAAAGATGTCGCTTCTTACAATGTGCCTTTTTTTACCAGTTTAACCCAACTCTTAGAAAGCGAAATTCCATTCGATGTGCTTTGCGTGGCAACTCCAAACGGGTTGCATGAAGAGCAGGCTTTACAAGCCCTGCGTGCAGGACGTAATGTGGTTATTGAAAAGCCAATGGCATTGACAAAAGCGGGATGCGAACGCATTATATATGAAGCGTTACACCATCACCGCCAGGTATTCTGTGTAATGCAGAATCGCTATTCACCGCCAATGACATGGCTTAAAGAGGTTTTAAGAAAAAATCTGTTAGGCAATATTTACCTTGTTCAGGTGAATTGCTACTGGAATCGTGACGAACGGTATTATGTTCCTGGTAACTGGCATGGCACCAAAAATTTAGACGGTGGTGTCTTATATACTCAGTTCTCACATTTTATTGATATCATGTTTTGGTTGTTTGGCGATATAGAAAACATAAAAGGTAAATTCACAAATTTCAACCACAAACAGTTGACCGAATTTGATGATTCAGGGTTCGTAAATTTTGACTTTGTGAATGGTGGAATGGGATGCATCAATTTTTCTACTTCTGCCTGGAACGAGAACCTGGAAAGCAGTATCACTATCATTGGTGAAAACGGAACTGTAAAGGTGGGTGGTCAGTATATGAAC
The Niastella koreensis GR20-10 genome window above contains:
- a CDS encoding slipin family protein, whose product is MKTIRVNAYEVALVFKRGAYQRMLKEGKYWFRGNETVKIYNITQPFNAPVELNILLQDAELADALHVVEVKDNEIVLAYENGLLKQVLTAGRFTFWKSVIQYDFVRADVSKVAITENIDRATLQHRLVTPYVRSFSIESFEQGVLYIDGKFVQTLKAGVYYWWKNGIAIAVNKLDMRQQHVEINGQEILTKDKAALRINAWAQYKVTDIEKSLVQNKDFSYQLYAIFQLALREYVGGLAFDELLEKKESITPFILEAVKTKTEVLGVEVTGFGIRDIILPGDVKEIMNQVLIAEKKAQANTIMRREETASTRSLLNTAKLMEENSMLWKLKEMEYVEKIADKISSISVNGNGVLIDQLKQILVSQK
- a CDS encoding DinB family protein — translated: MKTEVISIIETELIQTFDELFKWFNIDRELLNYAPSNKGWSIRKILEHISLTNHYLLMLISKGTRKALEKSRKEDYAERLVDYDLDWQRMKIIGQHNSFVWNRPGHMEPRGKRHVADIRQELESQLQQCRILLQKMPHGEGALYKIMMSVNNLGKIDVYHHIYFLVQHAKRHITQMEGVEFEFNLGV
- a CDS encoding RtcB family protein, which produces MAKLKISGKELRAIGYPEGPVISIAMNLMEKNYKYEKKEDVMELLRKILSAPVEYENDAVLGLIAEQLIPKKEAEPGETIEPNATGIHFNVFGGENIEEGATHQMELASRLPISVAGALMPDAHAGYGLPIGGVLATENAVIPYGVGVDIGCRMCLSVFPINPKELIQREHFFARELNEATLFGSPGLFDIATGHEVIERREFDELPLLKSLQAKAARQLGSSGSGNHFAEFGIIEVGEKDAILGIDAGTYIGLLTHSGSRALGANIANHYTKIAREKRRLPGEAANLAWLNLDEQEGIEYWMAMNLAGDYASACHHIIHAKIAKAIGEQPLTMVENHHNFAWKEMMIGPDGKMKELIVHRKGATPAGKDVLGIIPGSMTAPGFIVKGKGETASVSSASHGAGRKMSRSKALNSITQKELKDQLQRHGVKLLGGGLDEAPNAYKDIEVVMKSQSALVDVVGKFSPKIVRMDGTAPKKWQKTNSMDGE
- a CDS encoding metallophosphoesterase, which codes for MKKLLQRLFKKPVTWLAERISSSPQKDQVFASLSALLKNIQNKKESSGVIVPFDLSDGKFVIFSDEHKGARDAADDFRLAEKNYLNALNYYYDNGFHFINLGDCEELWENKPDIVMEKNQPDFGAELRFLQQDRYYRTFGNHDLQWKYDFPRNRFLKPVFGDNLKIYEGILLTTTYNNRPYSIFCTHGHQGDKKSDGNAFSTWFVAAIWTPIQRFLEISINSTSDSFELVDKHNIIMYEWSATQKDLVFISGHTHKPVFASLDHIERLNKALEKARESNDTAAIQNIEAELERRKVEYAGKQFHKTMVIPSYFNSGCCCFSDGDITGIEIEGDTIRLIKWKEESGQSHRVVLEQCPLSYLFEMISNPDNSKL
- a CDS encoding acyltransferase family protein translates to MQKRFYSLDVFRGATVAFMILVNNPGSWSNLYAPLEHAPWHGCTPTDLVFPFFLFAVGNALAFVMPRLQEAGTTAFLKKVITRSFLIFLIGFFLNWSPFIRWDNDHLTFKAWEYAGANGNLIGIRILGVLQRIALCYFFASLIIYFFKIRGAFVSAFVLLLGYWVLCMFFGNAADPYSLNGYFGLGVDKAILGESHMYHGEGVAFDPEGITSTLTAIVQVIFGYFVGFYIQQKGKNFEMLSHLFVAGCILIFTGYAWDMMFPINKKIWTSSYVLYTTGLAILVLSLCIFLIEFKEAKGAWSRFFDVFGKNALFIFFLSGFLPRIIALLRWVDHTDNEGKKVYTSAFPWFYEHICKPVSSNLKNGSLLYAICMIAFYWLIVYYMDKKKIYIKV
- a CDS encoding UpxY family transcription antiterminator, whose product is MAATTSKKWFAVYTRPRWEKKVHKLLEEKGIESYCPLNKVHRKWSDRIKIVDEPLFKSYVFVKVNEEEKTPVRMTEGVVNFIYWLGKPAIIKEKEIEAIKKFLNDFHDVEVSSFEIKAGKKVRVDSGIFMGKQGTVRKVLNKKVEVVIESIGFVLSAYIDKSKIVLLEK
- a CDS encoding polysaccharide biosynthesis/export family protein, whose protein sequence is MKNSQSQRHQISLPQLSVAFVAFLIITMATSSCTNLKKLQYLQDPIDTARLNKMTFVEPVIQKGDLLNIIVYSDNPTATALYNQPIASVSSAAGGGAGATGGSGQTSTAGYLVDKDGNIQFQGLGPIHVDGLTKFQLSDTLDERLKPFLQHPYYNIRFLNYKITIIGDVNKPAVYSIPSEKVTILEAIALAGDLTLTANRQNVLIVREQNGKREFGRIDLTKPELFNSPFYQLKQNDVVYVDLTKKKAAALNEQSLRYITFATSIISAVALIITIFRN